The following nucleotide sequence is from Chthoniobacterales bacterium.
TTTCATTGTCCGCGACGGAACGCTCGGCAAGCAGCACGCGGCCCTCGCGGTCGGCGACGTCGGCCTGCGCCTGGACGACGTCGAGCGGCGACATGACGCCGATCTCGGCGCGGCGCTGGTTGTCGTGCAGCGTCTGGCGGGCGAGTCCGAGGGAGCGCTGCTCGACGGCGAGATTCCGGATCGCGAAGTAGAGGTCGTTGTAGACGCGGACGACATCGGTGATGACGTCGATGACGCGCTGGCGCAGGCCCCAGGCGGAGATCGACTGGTCGGTGCGGGCGATGCGGATGGCGGCGAGATTCACGTCGGTGCCAAAGCCGCGGAGGAGTGGCTGGGTGATCGAGCCGCCGACAAAGGCATCGTAGCTTTCGTCGATCGGGGTGTTCGAGGCGGTGTTCCGCGTGAGCGAGGGGCCGATGCTGTAGGTCATGCCCCAAGGCGTGAGACCGGAAATCGTGGCGCTGTTCTCGATGCCGCTGGAGTTGGCGAAACGATCGACGCTGCCGCTGCCGGGCGTGCCGGAGTCGAACGTGGGATTCAGCGCGCTGAGGTCGCGGCGGTTTTGGTCCGCAGTGGTGGAGACTTCGAGCGTGGGGTCGAAGCGGCCGGAGGCGCTGAGGGTATTTGCCTTCGCGATCTTCGGATTGTAGGCCTCGACCTGGATCTGGAAGTTCTTGGCGAGGGCGCGCTCGATGGCGGAGCGATAGTCCAGATCGAGCGCCGCCGGAGCGGTCTTCGACGCGGGCGCCGCGTGGAGGGAGGCGACGCCGAGGACGCCGAGAGCGGCGATCAACCCTGCTTTTGCGACCATTGGTAGGTTCCGTCGGGTTTGGCGGTTTCGATCCACTCGCCCTTGAACGAGCGATTGGCCCACAGCGCGGCCTGTTCCTTCTGCACTTCGGGAAGCGGGCGCTTCTGCTGCTCGGCCAGTTTCTTCATCTGCGACATACGGCTGGCATTCTCACTCGAGACGATGCGGCGCACGTAGTCGCCGTAGTCACCGGCGGGCTCGGTGACGATGACGAGGAGACCGTCGCGGGCCTCGCCGACGAGGCGGGAATTCTTGAAGACCTGGATGTCGGCCTGGCGGTCCTTCGCGCGGTCCGCGGCCTTGCTGGAAGGGGCGTTGGATCCGGGCGTCGGGCTGGCGCCGGGCTTCGTGGTCGTGGCGCCGCCCTCGGGGGCGTGCTGGTAGACGTCGAGGCGCATGGCGATGTCGACCTTGATCGGCTCGCTGGTGGCGAGATTGAAGGAGAGCGATTTGCACCCGGCGAGCAATGCAAGGGCGAGGATGGCGGCGGGGGCGCCTATTTTTTGCCGAGTTTGCCGAGCTGCCATTGGTTGGAAGTTTCTTCGCCGTCGTGGAGGGCGACCTCGAACTTGCGCGAGCCGGCGGGCCCGAGCAAATCCAGAGTGAGGATGCCCTGGGAGTCGACGAACCAAAAGTCGCCGCCGGCGGTGGTGTAGTCGAAATCGCGGAGAGTCTCAAGCGCGACGCGGGTGGGCTCGCGTTTGAAGCTGCTCCAGCCGTCGGGAAGGTTTGCGAGGAGGTCGTCGATCTTGCCGATCGTGAGGCGGCCGGGCCTGGTGAGATGGAAGACGCCCCGCACCCGGGAAATGTTCTTGCGGAAGGCGTCGAGCTGCATCTCGAAGTTTAACGGTCCGGTGAGCCGAAAGTTCTGCGGAGAAATGATGTCGGTGAAAGATTTGGTGTCGACGTCGGTGCCGGCGATCCAGCCAATCCACGGCGAGTCGTCCTGGAAGAAGAAGCTGAAGCCGCCGTTCAGGTAGCCGCCGTAGGCCTCGCCGCCGAAGAGGCCGTTGATGCCGCTGGCGTCGAAGGTGGCGGCGATCCACGTCTTGTCCGCGCGGTATTGGCGCCAGCGGACGGCGGCGATATCGAGCTTCTGGACGAGGTTC
It contains:
- a CDS encoding TolC family protein, whose translation is MVAKAGLIAALGVLGVASLHAAPASKTAPAALDLDYRSAIERALAKNFQIQVEAYNPKIAKANTLSASGRFDPTLEVSTTADQNRRDLSALNPTFDSGTPGSGSVDRFANSSGIENSATISGLTPWGMTYSIGPSLTRNTASNTPIDESYDAFVGGSITQPLLRGFGTDVNLAAIRIARTDQSISAWGLRQRVIDVITDVVRVYNDLYFAIRNLAVEQRSLGLARQTLHDNQRRAEIGVMSPLDVVQAQADVADREGRVLLAERSVADNENFLKQLVTDQVSGLLLVAVHIAPPPFDLDVKIDEAADLQRSFDLRPDYQQALLDIQKRNINVVFTRNQTLPQLDLVASLGLNGLDTSIGGSVSELKTPSNLAATIGGVFSLPIPNRTAVGNLEVAKLEVARQLVALKQLEQSIIVQVDNAAGQIATTRKLIDSTKAGRTFAERTLEAAQGRLAAGTATTFEVLQFQRDLATAETNEVAALTGYQKALAEYARLTGTTLERNRIRLE
- a CDS encoding DUF1318 domain-containing protein, producing the protein MAARQTRQKIGAPAAILALALLAGCKSLSFNLATSEPIKVDIAMRLDVYQHAPEGGATTTKPGASPTPGSNAPSSKAADRAKDRQADIQVFKNSRLVGEARDGLLVIVTEPAGDYGDYVRRIVSSENASRMSQMKKLAEQQKRPLPEVQKEQAALWANRSFKGEWIETAKPDGTYQWSQKQG